In Electrophorus electricus isolate fEleEle1 chromosome 6, fEleEle1.pri, whole genome shotgun sequence, a single genomic region encodes these proteins:
- the mtif3 gene encoding translation initiation factor IF-3, mitochondrial — translation MSLGCLRLALAHAVRGICRSRSAVALLLLSRPQAYRPLWGQLGVTFPVSTMVDGNEEFTESALQKKKKNQNKKARVTISSVGRKIHHRHLQLLSEQGENLGTMHRADALRLLDEKGLKLISVNEHTDPPVYQLMSGKQIHEEQMRLREKERAKAGGPVQVKELTLSSDIALHDLDTKLLQMANWLGKKHHVKLMLKARGGGTALDTVLGEMVQRLQVPVGFVSKPKTIQDGRAATCVLRPATTKELQQQGAQQGAQTPAEAPKPSPDQQPPSMSQLDQSKD, via the exons ATGTCTCTCGGTTGCCTGAGGTTGGCTTTGGCCCATGCGGTAAGGGGTATATGTCGCTCTAGGAGCGCAGTTGCCCTTCTCCTTTTGTCTAGACCCCAAGCCTACAGACCCCTGTGGGGTCAATTGGGTGTCACCTTCCCGGTCTCCACTATGGTGGATGGCAATGAGGAATTTACAGAGAGTGCACtccagaaaaagaagaaaaaccaGAATAAAAAAGCTCGGGTCACCATTAGCAGTGTGGGCAGGAAGATTCACCACCGCCACCTACAGCTGCTGAGTGAGCAGGGCGAGAACTTGGGCACCATGCATCGGGCTGATGCACTGAGACTTCTAGATGAGAAAGGACTGAAACTCATTTCTGTAAATGAACACACTGACCCGCCTGTGTATCAGCTGATGAGCGGTAAACAGATTCATGAGGAACAGATGAGgctgagggagaaagagagagccaaggcaggag GCCCTGTCCAGGTCAAGGAATTGACCCTCTCCTCGGACATCGCTCTGCATGACCTGGACACCAAGCTTTTACAAATGGCAAACTGGCTGGGAAAAAAACATCATGTCAAACTGATGCTGAAGGCAAGAGGCGGTGGCACAGCCCTG GATACAGTTCTGGGCGAGATGGTGCAGAGGCTGCAGGTGCCAGTAGGCTTCGTGTCAAAACCCAAAACCATCCAAGACGGGCGGGCTGCCACATGCGTCCTCCGACCAGCAACTACCAAAGAACTGCAACAGCAGGGGGCACAACAAGGCGCGCAGACGCCAGCAGAGGCACCCAAGCCTAGCCCTGACCAACAGCCACCATCCATGTCCCAGTTAGACCAGTCAAAAGACTAA
- the gtf3aa gene encoding general transcription factor IIIAa isoform X1 — protein sequence MVQSGLDSSFSGLLCGSLKTYLLGRIFVRFQIVRHRTTNNGNLTHISVNIRERGHSNVIMRVAVKRFTVNRTWLAIRLHTPARDPSSKTNSLCTEEGCTQGFTTNANLKKHISCKHQQGVKQYICVFEGCGKSFKKNNLLKVHECTHTLQLPHECSYEGCGKRFANPSKRKRHEKVHKGYPCTAEDCSFIGKNWTDLTKHRKEHKVKVQCDQCKKMFRDMWFLRQHQRVHSETRVVFCCPREGCTRSYTTAFNLQSHILSFHQEERTFTCTHPGCGKAFAMKQSLQRHCVVHDPERKKQKKPHPTRSLASRLSGYKLPRTHPSEISASGESSRSVTHQSRSGQVVRISEPTTEEKCFCISKPLNYVQCALSLGEPLVSDNAEITVSKPLKIQEHKADPSEHLELNPLVLETPAASKSEANHFGNTVVTQLQSNKSDNRFSQSEYISADCNSPLEPTESKTTVIQLLESLISDSPMIS from the exons ATGGTTCAAAGTGGGTTAGACAGCTCGTTTTCTGGCTTACTATGTGGGAGCTTAAAAACGTATCTTCTGGGACGTATATTTGTTCGTTTCCAGATTGTAAGGCATCGTACAACAAACAATGGAAATTTGACGCACATATCTGTAAACATACGGGAGAG AGGCCATTCGAATGTGATCATGAGGGTTGCGGTAAAGCGTTTTACAGTAAATCGCACCTGGCTCGCCATCAGATTACACACACCGGCGAGAGACCCTTCAAGTAAGACGAATAGTCT GTGCACTGAAGAGGGGTGCACGCAGGGTTTCACCACAAACGCCAACTTGAAGAAACATATTTCATGCAAACACCAACAGGGAGTGAAACAGTATATT tgtgTCTTTGAGGGGTGTGGTAAGAGCTTCAAGAAGAACAACCTGTTGAAGGTCCACGAATGTACACACACGCTTCAGCTTCCTCACGA GTGTTCCTATGAAGGCTGTGGGAAAAGGTTTGCGAACCCCAGTAAACGGAAGCGCCATGAGAAAGTACACAAGG GCTACCCCTGCACTGCTGAGGACTGCTCTTTCATAGGGAAGAACTGGACTGACCTCACCAAGCACAGGAAAGAACATAAAG TGAAAGTCCAATGTGATCAGTGCAAGAAGATGTTTCGGGACATGTGGTTCCTACGGCAGCACCAGCGTGTGCACTCGGAGACGCGGGTGGTGTTCTGCTGTCCAAGGGAGGGCTGTACCCGCTCCTACACCACGGCCTTCAACCTGCAGAGCCATATCCTTTCCTTCCACCAGGAGGAGCGCACCTTCACCTGCACCCACCCAGGCTGTGGCAAAGCCTTTGCCATGAAG CAAAGTTTACAGCGCCACTGTGTGGTGCATGATCCTGAGAGGAAGAAACAG AAGAAACCTCACCCAACGCGTTCTCTAGCCTCTCGTTTGAGTGGCTACAAGCTCCCAAGAACCCACCCATCTGAAATCTCAGCATCTGGAGAATCGTCACGTTCAGTAACGCACCAATCAAGGAGTGGACAAGTAGTGAGGATATCGGAGCCAaccacagaagaaaaatgtttttgcatatCCAAACCTCTCAATTATGTACAGTGTGCACTCAGTCTAGGAGAGCCACTCGTATCAGACAATGCTGAAATCACTGTATCGAAGCCCCTCAAGATTCAGGAGCACAAAGCCGACCCATCAGAGCATCTTGAATTAAATCCCCTTGTGTTGGAGACCCCAGCAGCCAGCAAGTCAGAAGCAAATCACTTTGGAAATACTGTGGTCACCCAGTTGCAAAGCAACAAATCTGACAATAGATTTAGCCAATCAGAGTACATCAGTGCAGACTGTAATAGTCCATTAGAACCTACTGAATCTAAGACAACAGTGATCCAGCTCTTAGAATCCCTCATATCTGACAGCCCCATGATTAGCTAA
- the gtf3aa gene encoding general transcription factor IIIAa isoform X2 gives MWELKNVSSGTYICSFPDCKASYNKQWKFDAHICKHTGERPFECDHEGCGKAFYSKSHLARHQITHTGERPFKCTEEGCTQGFTTNANLKKHISCKHQQGVKQYICVFEGCGKSFKKNNLLKVHECTHTLQLPHECSYEGCGKRFANPSKRKRHEKVHKGYPCTAEDCSFIGKNWTDLTKHRKEHKVKVQCDQCKKMFRDMWFLRQHQRVHSETRVVFCCPREGCTRSYTTAFNLQSHILSFHQEERTFTCTHPGCGKAFAMKQSLQRHCVVHDPERKKQKKPHPTRSLASRLSGYKLPRTHPSEISASGESSRSVTHQSRSGQVVRISEPTTEEKCFCISKPLNYVQCALSLGEPLVSDNAEITVSKPLKIQEHKADPSEHLELNPLVLETPAASKSEANHFGNTVVTQLQSNKSDNRFSQSEYISADCNSPLEPTESKTTVIQLLESLISDSPMIS, from the exons ATGTGGGAGCTTAAAAACGTATCTTCTGGGACGTATATTTGTTCGTTTCCAGATTGTAAGGCATCGTACAACAAACAATGGAAATTTGACGCACATATCTGTAAACATACGGGAGAG AGGCCATTCGAATGTGATCATGAGGGTTGCGGTAAAGCGTTTTACAGTAAATCGCACCTGGCTCGCCATCAGATTACACACACCGGCGAGAGACCCTTCAA GTGCACTGAAGAGGGGTGCACGCAGGGTTTCACCACAAACGCCAACTTGAAGAAACATATTTCATGCAAACACCAACAGGGAGTGAAACAGTATATT tgtgTCTTTGAGGGGTGTGGTAAGAGCTTCAAGAAGAACAACCTGTTGAAGGTCCACGAATGTACACACACGCTTCAGCTTCCTCACGA GTGTTCCTATGAAGGCTGTGGGAAAAGGTTTGCGAACCCCAGTAAACGGAAGCGCCATGAGAAAGTACACAAGG GCTACCCCTGCACTGCTGAGGACTGCTCTTTCATAGGGAAGAACTGGACTGACCTCACCAAGCACAGGAAAGAACATAAAG TGAAAGTCCAATGTGATCAGTGCAAGAAGATGTTTCGGGACATGTGGTTCCTACGGCAGCACCAGCGTGTGCACTCGGAGACGCGGGTGGTGTTCTGCTGTCCAAGGGAGGGCTGTACCCGCTCCTACACCACGGCCTTCAACCTGCAGAGCCATATCCTTTCCTTCCACCAGGAGGAGCGCACCTTCACCTGCACCCACCCAGGCTGTGGCAAAGCCTTTGCCATGAAG CAAAGTTTACAGCGCCACTGTGTGGTGCATGATCCTGAGAGGAAGAAACAG AAGAAACCTCACCCAACGCGTTCTCTAGCCTCTCGTTTGAGTGGCTACAAGCTCCCAAGAACCCACCCATCTGAAATCTCAGCATCTGGAGAATCGTCACGTTCAGTAACGCACCAATCAAGGAGTGGACAAGTAGTGAGGATATCGGAGCCAaccacagaagaaaaatgtttttgcatatCCAAACCTCTCAATTATGTACAGTGTGCACTCAGTCTAGGAGAGCCACTCGTATCAGACAATGCTGAAATCACTGTATCGAAGCCCCTCAAGATTCAGGAGCACAAAGCCGACCCATCAGAGCATCTTGAATTAAATCCCCTTGTGTTGGAGACCCCAGCAGCCAGCAAGTCAGAAGCAAATCACTTTGGAAATACTGTGGTCACCCAGTTGCAAAGCAACAAATCTGACAATAGATTTAGCCAATCAGAGTACATCAGTGCAGACTGTAATAGTCCATTAGAACCTACTGAATCTAAGACAACAGTGATCCAGCTCTTAGAATCCCTCATATCTGACAGCCCCATGATTAGCTAA